In Larimichthys crocea isolate SSNF chromosome XXII, L_crocea_2.0, whole genome shotgun sequence, the genomic stretch ATCAAACATCTGCACTTACAATGTAGTATTGTATTTTGTTGCTCTGATTGAGGTTGCAGGCTACATTTATGTGATTCAAATGTCTGaaaaaaggctttaaaaaggaacaatatgtcagatatttactgtattaaatcattaaatgaatatgctgtgtcatcagagattaaTGAAACATGTTCAACTGAAATATGAGCTTCTCGACAACATCACTCAGTCAGTATGTGCCTATTCAATATTtcattatgtttaattttaaaataatttccagTAAATCGAACACTGGATCCTGACCCACAGCGCTGTGGAtagatttaattattatttcccTTGAAAAGTTTCCAAAGATGCGACCTACAACACCGCTGTGGGTAAGTATCAAAATCAAGTTACATAATCATCATCGGTAAACAGCGGGACCGACTCGGCTCTTGCTGCCAGAGAAGGTTTGTTTTGCCGGTAGAGAGGACTGACTGGGTCACAGCCACTTTCAAGTTAAGTTAAGGTTCAGTGTCTTTAATCTGGAAACTTGCATGAGCTTCGAGTCTGGAGCTCAGAGTTCCAGTGTTTTGAATTAGCACTGCAGCTACACTACACCAATGTTTAACCACTAGGTATCACTGTTACATACTAAAAATAACTAACAGTAGCTAATAGTGACAAAAAggttacatattgttcctttaatcGACCATACACAAAAAGGTTAAGGATAAGACTTTACCTGAAGGTGGTGGTGGGCGTTGAGGGGGTGCTGGTCTGGCAGGAGGGGCTTGGGGTCGAGGTGGAGGCGGGCGTTTGGGCTCCACGCCTTGAGATGTGGGGGCACCGGGCTGGAAGTCAACAGGAGGACctgtaaggaaaaaaaataagtttttcaAATGCACGTTTACTGAACGCAGAAAATACTGTTTCCCCTAAATTTACACTTCTCTGGACAAAAGCATGGTTTAATGCCTCTAACGTAAAAATCACTGCACGCTGCACACATGTTTCAACAGGAAACAAGTAGTCTGCTATAAAACACACCACAAGCTGTCTAACACTAAACACTGATTCATTCATCACGTTACCTGGAAGTTCTCTCCTCACTGATGCTGGACTTAAATCTGCTTCCAttacaaacaagaacaaaataaCAGTTTACATTCCTGCAGACTAGAACCTGAGCAGACAAGTGGAATGTACTTTAATGAACCTGATTTGAAGTATGAGTCATGCTGTGTTTACCTTGTGGAGGTCGGGAGGGCTGTCCACGACTCGGTCTGCTGGGGGCTGAAGGTTCTCCGTGGGTTGGGGAGGGACAGGGACTGGTGCgtggggaggggagaggggaggatcCGGGGCCGGAGCCTGCTCCAGGCTGCAGGTGCTGGGGGAGGAATTCCTCCACCTCATCATCCACATCACCTGGTACAGAAGACAATACAGCATAAATTGGTGTTCTTAATatccacatttttaaaaagaattgGTATTGCTTGGCCGTCACTGCTCACCTTCCATATCGTAATCATCGTCGCCCATGTCTGTGTCCTCTGCGAGCAGGGTGGAGCTTGCCGAGGTGGGGATGCTTCCACAGATCCTCTCTAcgctcatctcctcctccagactCCTGATCCAGCCGGGACTCTTGAGACGGATGTCAATCACCTTGTCAAGAACCTAGAATGCAACCAAGAGACATAGATAAAAGAGAAGCAGACATTAGGTACACAATTGATAAAAAAAGTGTTGGAGTGGAAGAATTTCTACAGTTTAGAAGTAATTTATATCATCAGTGATGACTTACAGTGGAAGCACTCAGAGACAGAGCGGCCAGAGCAGAGTAACCTTCCAGGAAGGTCACCCACATCTTCTCCTCAACAAACCTGTATAAAGAAGGACATCATCAGTGCAGTCTAACTCTCTGAAGGCAACAcacaactgactgactgatcgATCTCAGGCTGACCTGATGAGGATGACCTCTCCAAACTGAGCAAACTTGTCCAGCAGCTCATCTATGAGCGCATCATCAAAGTAGTCGTCAGGGCCGGAGGAGCAGAGTGACACCAGGATGGTGCCGTCCGGAGGCCCCTGCAGGGCGATGACGTCTTTGTAAACCTGGTGCCGAGCCTCCGGGTCGACCTCCAGAATGTCTACGTCTATGATCGACACCACAGGCCTAGAGAAAGACATGAGACATTGAGGATGGTGATGactgattaaaaagaaaaattaagtCTTTGTGATCAGTAGATATCAGTCATGACCACATAGAGAAATATCCTGTTACCTACCTGTGGTCTGAGGTCTTAAGCTCAGCCCTGCCATAGTACTTGAGAGTCCCAGGGCTCCAGGGGTGATCTGGATCATCCTCATTCTCTGCAAATGTAGAAGCTGCCCCTACTACATTCAGCTCTTCAGCTGCAAAACATGAACAGATGCAATATATgtataaaagcaaacaaatagTTCACACATCCTCTGGTTTAGATTTGTATTCGTTATTTAGTCATACCTGTGCAGAACGTAGGAAAAATACTAAAACATATTGGTGCTGGGTTGTAATGTTGTCTTTAGTCTGAAATGGAGGTGAAGGAGACTCTCTGGGCTAGTTGGACTGCATCTTACCTGTTTTGTCAAAgttccacttcctcctcttccagaGGATGCGATCAGTCCAGGCTGGTGTGCGGCACTTCTCACTGGTGTCATAATCTTCTGAGAAGAGGTCATACTTATAGGTGGGGGCAAAATCTAACTTCCCCTCAATAAAACCTCGGAAAACCTGTTGAAGACATGTCTGCATTAGTGCGAAACCCAGGATAGCAGGTGTTACTGTTTTCTCTTGAGAGGTAGTCATTAGTGCTGTCAACGGGCATGTACGTCATACCAAACCAGCATTCTTTTGGTCGAGTAACTGGTCCCCGGCTGTCAAGGCATCCCAGTTCTGCTGTTTGATGAGCTCTTTTACTTCCTCGTTGGGCAGGCTGATTCGATAGTTAAAGTCTCCACACCAGAAAACATAGTCGTGCGAGTACAACAGACGACCCTGGCAGGGAAAGATGGATGAGGTTATGCTTATATTATGCAGAAGAAGTGTTTgaaaattaatttgtttaatgtCATGGTTATTACCATGGGGAAGCTGAGTCGGCGTGTGATCTCGCTGTAGTCGTCATTCCTCTCCTTGACCTGTGACTGGCCGGCAGCGAAGTGGGAGCAGACGAAGCAGATGCTGGTGGTGTGGAATAGCAGGCGGATGGCCACGCCTCCTTTATTGCCTGTAGCCCCACCCATTCCCGTTTTTACAGTATCGACAGCAACATCCCTGGGAAATGCAAAGAATGAATCTGTTACAGTACCTCCATGTATGATTAGATAAGTGTCTAATGAGAACGTGTACAGTTCATACCTGATGAAGGGGGCGTGCTGAGGGcggatgaaaacaaacagacacactccCACCAGCTGCTCAGAGGCCAGCAGCACATACTTATGGTCTCGCGATATGTTTTTTTGTAGCTCAGCTGCCCAAAGTTTCTGGTTAGTGGTGCTGAGACAAGAACGGGGACATGTGTCATtatggaaaagaaataaaaacaaacaaaaaacataaagtgaGTGATAAGTCGCATTAGCCATGATGCAGCCCAGCTCTTTATCTAACTAACTTTATTATCTCAAGAACAAATTTAGGATCTGAAATAAACTCATGGCCACCTTTTAAAATCAACTCTTTTATGAGAGGTGGGGGTCTTGCACACATACCTGGCACTGACAATGTTCCCAGCATTCAGTTCAACCATTTCCTCAAAACCGATGGCAAAGATATCTATGGGGTTGGCTTTGCTgtctgtgaagagaaaaaataaagaaataatatatataataaatgcTTCAATGAAAACAGTCTACTCTATAACCCTTTTAGTCATATTAGCTGTTCTCCCGTTTCCAGTtcttgtgctaagctaagctaactggccaGACACGAGAGCAGTACTGGTATATAATTTGAAAGCCAGTAAGTGTAGAAGAACAGCAATTTTCCAGAGATAACAGTTTGCACCGGCAACTGCAgataaagaaacacagacataccCTGGAACTCGGGATGTCCCGCCTTCTTTGGAGCGTCCAGCAGCCAGTCGTTGAGCGTCTGGTTGCGGAAAGCAATGCTGCGAAACTGTTTACCGCCGTTGACGTTCCAGGTGCCGACGCACACCCGTATCTGCTTGGGCTTTGTGTATTTATGGTAGTTCTGACACATTCCAAGCAGTACTCTCGGGGAAGCTGCAGAGCGGAGGAGAGCAGGATTAGTTTGTAAAAtggcgtgagtgtgtgtgtgtgtctgtgtatctgcaGGAAGGGTGGCATACagggaaacaaatgaaataaggGGAAACGCTGATCAAAACCAACAAAAGCTATGGGAGAACAAGCAAATACTAAATAGGAAGACTGAAACAATGTTCTAAAACATGGGGAATGAGAGAAAGGATCCAAATGAGATAACCTTTAAATAATCAACATTGGTAATGGTTGGTTTCTGTCTGCAGATTTccactaaaataataaatatcattGCAAAATTCAAAAtcctgttatttttttaaatcagtgttacAACCACTACCAACATTGGATTATAaatgaatgcacaaacacaaatgacagGACAACTGTGTGATGGGATGGAAAGATCCATCCACTGGGGGCAGTCTGTCAGTTACTATACCTGATTGTAAGACGGGCTCAGTGACTAAGATTGTTCgcaaagagggggaggagaagggagagaaGGGCGGGTTAACCAGTGCTTCAACAGATAATACTAACACAGCAGTTGGTCAGCATTAATCTAACTGGGACagagcactgacacacagagattaCATTTCCCACttgacacagagcagacagacccTTCTATTGTGCAGAGCAGCTTCTGGCTACAACAAGTATGAGTtgaaacatgttaaaataatcaaacaatTCCCCTCTCTGgtggagcagagaggaaataaTATTCCTaaaattacaaaacacagaAGTTGAAACATGTAATATGGGGCAAATACTTTGTCACACTATCCATCAGTACCATTTTAGGCAGGATTGTGATCTGTTGACTCAAGGGAATACTCATGTTGTAAAGAATTACCGTAAAGACTGGAAGTGGTGAGCAAGGCCCGAGCTTTGTCGGCCAAATCACTGTTGAGTGTGGAGCCCAGCCTCAGGATGTCTATGGCCTCCTGCTTAGAGCTGTCAAAGAAGTTGTTCTGGATGGTCCTGGTCACAGAACGAGCTCCATCTTTTAGCTTCCCCGCCtacaaatggacacacacacacacacaaataaaaaaggattaGATAAAGCCATCTTAATTATTGGTTACACTCTGGCTTTGTGACAACAAGCCTGTACTTTTCAGTCCaaccacagaggagaagaaaaggaggaacaCATCAGAGAGATAGAAGACAGATTTCTGAACTGACCAGGAATCAAACCTGCTTCACGAGGTGAAAATTTCACTGACTGATGTGTGACATGGTTCAATTTAGTGTCATACGGTGATACTTTTGATTGATTTCTACAAGTTGTTGCTGTCAACAAATCAAGACAGCAGATAATTTTGGGGAACAATtggaaaagataaaataatttttaaaataattgctCAATAAGCGTGGGCGGTGGATATTTTCGGATTTCTATAGATCAGAGATCTCCATTGAGCGTCCAAGAGTTGCCAGGTCAAGACAGTACGCACCACCAAGATACCTTAAGGGGAGTAAAATCAAGTTTTCCcatcctccatcatcatcatttgaCCCACAGACACTGAAATCAACGATGCACCAGAAATAGACTCACACctcaaaaacaacatcagctggCTTTTGTTAACTTACCACACAAGtagagagagttccagaggacAGCAGAAAGAGATAGCACACAAGAGttaagaaacacaagcacacagttCTACATGCAGAGAGGATCAACTGTGCCACTGCATGTACGACGCACAACTAGCCATCATCATTCTGTACAGTGCTGTTTATGGTTAAATATCAAAGTCAAAAATGACTATTTAAGTCCTCAGTTCTGTTAGCATTTACCATACagctgtttcatgtttcatttctgttcataGTTACTCATTTCCCCTTCCATGACTGGAGCTGCTGTCACATTTTGCCAGGTGAGAACAACCATATAAACTACATatctaaaaaaacacataaacacattcaatgctgttattcattgttttatgaCCCCAGCCAGGAACAACAATCGGGAGGATGTTGTTACTGGAGGCTGAGCTACACTAGAAGTGACCATTGGAACAGTATCGCATGCTAAACCCAGAGTAAACTCATGGAAATCAACTGCAGCTTCAATAACCTGCAGAGCATCACATTCTTGCTTCAGTATGtttcacagtgtgtctgtgttggtgtaCCTTGGCCTTGCCATCCAGGGCACCAGTGCCAGCGTAGATCTTACTGACAGAGTCTCCGTTGGCAGACCACATTGTCCTGAAAACCTCCTGGAACCTGGCCACCAGCTGGGGTTTCTCTGTCAGGCTCATTTCCTCCAGCTGCTTTGGCAGCATCTAGTGTGGTGAGGAACAGggggttatatatatatatactaaaaGCATCATGGCTTTGACAGCAGAAATGCAAATGCTACTTTATAACAAAGCAAAAGCACATTGTACACTGTGTTAGAGTCCTACCTACCTCAAGGGCAAAAAAGGCCTGAACACTGTTGGTTCTGTCCAAACAGTCCAGACAGTTGGTCCTAATGGTCCCACCCTGAGtcctaaaaaaacacattatcatgttaagaagcaataagaaaaatgtaataGTATTCAATACATTTGTAGAAGTCCTCACCTTGTGATTCCCGTCTCTCCTGTGTAGTAGAAGAAGCCGCACTCTTCTATGAACTTGCTGAGGTAAGGTTTGAGGACACTGTGCAGTTTGTCTGCCTTGCCTCCCTTCACATTTTGATGGTAGTCAAAGTTCACCatcttcactgctgctgcatgctCTGAGGCCTTCAGGTGACTCTGAAAATAatagagaggaggaagacattCAAACTCAGTGTGAAAATGATGCGCATGCAAAGTGTGTCCTGCACCCACAAAGAAACATTAGTTTGCATTCGTTAATGCAAAACCAGCAGACTGTATTCCAAAGAAATCTGTGAGGGGCTCTGTTGATAGCTGCTTCGCTTCATCAGTATAAGAAAAGATTGACATTCAAGTTTTGCCGAACATATTTTGtaagtataataaataaatagttttagaTTTCTGCTGGTTTTGTGACAGCGTGAGTTTAACACAGTCATTTCTGTGTGGGACAGAGAACGGTTCCTCTCACCTGAAAAGCTTTGCTGAGCATGTGTTCCCCTTCCTTACTCCCGAGCAGGTTGATGATCACCTGTTTGCCGTACAGCCTCCGCAGTGCAGTGAAGTGTCTGGACAACACAGACGTATAGTGAGCAGTCTTCAGACACATTAATTTAAGCCTTCACGCACGTTAACATTGATTAAGCTTGATACATTCAGATTTATCAGCACACCAACATCATATctcaacagctgctgtgtccacatctgtactgtacagactgtataacacactgtttttattagCGAGGACTTGAAACCCACTGACAGGCCTGTATCATGTTTATCATCTATCTGTTCCTTGTACATGTGTGGTAAAGGAATGCAAATTACTTTGGATCTGAcatgaaacatcaaacatcaaacaatgGCATGCAAATGTGGACTCAAGCTTGTcatgtgaaatatgaatgttAAATGAATTCAAAGGCTGTAtaagtctttgtgttttcatgtaacGTTCTGCAGATGTGAGACTTGCATCTGCATGGCAGAGCGAGTACATTACATGAATTATGTTTTGCAAAGTAATAGACTGCAGGGACAAAGGAAAGGACACTGCTGAGTAGAGACACTTAAATGACCTCATAATGTAGATATGAAAGTAACAGTAGTGGGTGGAAAATCTATGCTACTGTTACAGTGTTTATGAAAGGAAGTTATTGTTGGCCTTTTTCTGTCTAAGACATTTCAACAGAGACAAATTAGTCTGTCACTGAAAATAGCTAACTACAGTACTTCTTACAAAGGATGAGTCGTGAGTCATGATCTGGGCAGATACTGATAAAATACTGTTTGCATTGGCAACTACTCAGTCTGAAAAAATTACTAATTTGTTTCAAAGTAACCATCTGACATGCTTGTCTTGACATGTTCAAGATACTAAAAAGGCTTTGCTCAACTCAGCCCTGCTGAATCCATGTTGTCCAAGATGTCTACGAATTAAAGAAACAATGTTGGTCTTCCGGGACATTTCCTACAGCATTCAAAGCAGCCCGGGTAACACTGCTACTTAAGAAACCCTGTCTCAAACCTGCATAATCCTGTCTTACTTCTTCCACTCCTATCCAAAGATATCAAACAGTTCTCAGGATTCCACTCACAGAATAAAATCAATCTGGTTTCAAGAGTGTCCACTCAACCGAAGCAGCTCTGTTGTCGGTGACAGAAGCTGTAAAAGACGCCAGAGCAGAAACACAGTCCTCTTTCCTTATCAGCTGCCTTTGACGCAGTTAACCATCACATTCGTCTCTCTATACTCTCAAACATGAGCATCTCTGGCTCGGCTCTTTCCTTGTTTATATCCTACCTCACAGGGCACTCCTGCTATTTACACCACCTCTCTGGGTCGGATTATTCGCTCACATGGCGTCTTGtatcactgctatgcagattACACACAGCTCTATCTGTAATTTCCACCTGACGACCCCTCGGTCTCTGCACGGATCTCTGAATGCCTCTCGGACATACATCATCtacatggatgaaggcacacAACCTCCACCTGAACCTCtcaaacctactatacaccatgacatagtctctggttctgcacccacctacttgaatgctCTTATACAGACATATACATATCACCCGTACTCTCAAGGCAattcaaacttttctcgtctgttgttccctgttggtggaacgtgctaccagttcctaccacATCAGGGGCGttcctctctacctttaaaaacctcctgaagacctccagctctttagAGGGTCTTCCGGCACATTACCTACAGCATTCAAAGCGGCTCAGGTAACGTCACTACCTAAGAAACCCTGTCTCAACCCTGCTCAGGTTGAGGACTATCAACCTGTCTTACTTCTTCCATTCCAGTCCggagtagtacttattgctgcactaacatgttcttctaattcttctaatttttttctttatgtgtatatctttatgtgtatgtgagtcTCAATCACCAAAAATGATATCTATGTACACTCTTTGGTATTAGCTTAATGAGAATTAACATTAAGCTACTTtctataaagaaacaaaacaaatgttcgTTTAGAAAGAATGTGGATAATTCCTACGAGGCTCATATTTGTGCTCTGCCCACCTGTTCTCAACTATTTACTGCCAGATAAGACAAGATGAGTAATCAAAGACTTGATCCATAGCTGTAGCACAGCTATTTTTGCAACTTTCTAAGCAGTATTTGGAAGGATGCAACTATTGAGAAGACACAATTGGCATAAAATGACAGAATagtctttatttgtttaatgttgaGATATGATAAGCTTTAAAGAACACactaacacatttcatttaaataccACTCCCAAAAGAGATGTGCAAAACGTCAAGAAAGGACTTCTACAAAGAAGCTGTCtgcaataaatataaaatacaggTTTATTAAGGTCGACAGCTAAGCAAGGGCTTCTGATTCGTCCTTTCAGTTTCCTGCTATATAGTGTCCTTTGAGGACACACTTCAATTAACATCTTCTCCGTCATGAGACTGAGAACATTTCTCTACTGTGGGTAATAACTACAGGAGACATAACATCACGGCATCTCCTCCTCAGAGGAACAGTAATCTGTCGGAGGCCAGATAAAGTGGCTGAAAACagcaacacccacacacacagaatattattattacctttCGAATGCTGGAGCATTTGCCTCAAATCCCCTTGAGAGTTTGACACGATGAGAGCCAAcctgcaggacagagacagacaaaaaagacacaagtcAAAGTGTCCCTCTTTACTTGAAATCAAATCCTTTAGAGGAAAACCTGGTGGTGAAGAATGAAGTTGGGAAAGAGATATTGGATAACATTTGAACAATGGAAACAAGACCTTTATAGTGGCCACAAAAAGAATGGCataggacaacaacaacacagggaGGCATAGGTAGATTTGTtcatacagagacagacactgagcAGTAGAGGAATCTTGTTGCCTGTCATCTCTCCAACACCTTTATTTATTCCTTTCCACTCTGCTTGCTTTTGTCTCACTAACTCTCATTTCAGCAGTACACTGCTGCAAACTGAAAGACGAGAAACACCAAAGAGGCCTTACAGAGGAGTAAAGGCAGACATGACCGCACCTTGGCTTAGCAGGACCCTTGCACAGTTGCTGCTGCACGGAAATCTACTCACTCTTTGCTGCAGGTCTTTACTTGTTCCCCTGTTGCTTCCTGCTCATCTGTGCCTGTGCACAAACTTTTATTAACCTCCTCTTGCTTTTTTCAaatctcctctctccctgtctttaATAGCTTCATGCCAGCTGATGTCATCATCCCTCCTGTGCTGTCGGTTTTGGCCTACTCCTTCATCTACTGTTTACAAGTATCATACACACATTTCAAGTCGAAACATCTCAACATAATGACCACTGCGTTTTCTCTGGCCATGTTATTGGGATCTCCTGACTCCAGTTTCTATCTCTCTTTTGCACCATCTGATTATCTTTTCCTCTGCTTTGTATTTCTTTGGCTTAAACGTTTACATGCGTCTATTTTGGCTTGGCCAGCCTCGACATTTCACTACAATGCTGCCATTTTGTCACTCCCTCTTCACTCTACTGTTGTGCAGGTCTCTGCTATGCATATTTAATAACTTCCTTAGATGGCCATCTAAAAAGGAATCGGGTTACAGCTGTATGTACACCTCAGGCTAAAACGTCTTCACATACTTCACATTCAATCCCAATAACAGATAACACCTGTAGTGTAAGTGGTTGAGTCACCCTTTTATCTCTTACTGTTCTACATTACTATAATAATGCAATATATTTCATGCCACTTACTATGTTTGTCCCTGACTAAAGAAACTGTCAGCTGATGACTAATCACAGAATTGCCTCAACCAATTCATTAGATGTTCGAAGGATTTCTTGAAACCTTGTGCTTGTTAAAATATAAAGCATATTTGTGcatattatcatcatcattattatagCCACATGTGGCCAAAATTTCACTATCGGCTCTTTCCCCGAATCAATATGAAAACTTATAGTAAGATTCTGTCATCAACCAGGACTCTAACACCCAATCGGGTCAGAGGGGTCAGACTGATGACTTCACTGATTTACATCTCTCCCAGCAGGGTTTTAAATACTACACTAGACTACAAGTAGGCTATGATTCAGAGACTATTACTAATGTAAATTAATTGTCAACACCTCTTCTTCTGGAAAAATAACTATCCATCCTGCTCAGGGTATGAATTAGAGAACATGGGGAGGAGAAGATAACCCTACAAAGCCACAATCAGTAGAGGGTACTAAGACTAGAACAATTTTAAAAGCAGGAGGACTATGATTCTGTCTGAAAACAACCCTGAGCCCAATCCTTTGTGTTCTGACCAAACCATAGACCTTGTGGACTAAATAGGTCACTAACATGGTCTTGGCTTCTCTTGGCAGTTTGATAGATTTAACAGCTAATTTTTCCATGATGTAAATTAACACCTAGAGAACATTTGTACTGTAAGTGAAAGGGGAGTGGCCCTGGGATGTTTTCAGACCAGGTTCTCACCTGACCAAAGAAGTCTGGGAgctgaggaaaacagaaaaatgcccTTTACCAACCACTGTATCTATCATTATCCTCCCCCACATCTGATTAAGTACAGCAGTCTGTGCAATGTCAAGACAAGGGCAGGAGAGTCCCAACATTGTGGTTTATGGTGTGCACTTAATGGCTGATCTTAGATCCGGCTTTCAATCTTAAATATAGCATCCCCAGGACAGGTACTGTGGACAGCAGCTGGATAAAAATCCATAATGAGATTTCCTGGTTTGGCATTGCACAGAGAGACCCCCTGTCTGCAGTATGAAAGCGCCAGCACCAGCAAGAGCCCgccctccaaaaaaacaaaacaggttatACCAGGTGGGGGTTCTCATCCAGCTGTTTAGGGTGCCGATTCTCATTCAGTTGCAACAAAACACCCTTAATGGATTTTTTCTGAACACAGCATGGACAAAAGATGTTAAAATTAGGAGGAAgatattattgtcattttgtaAGAACTCCATATTGGCATCTGTGGAGTAACCAATGGAGTCATCCAGAACAGCAGCGTTTACCAAATAGTCAGGGCTTGTACAGAAACACAAGGGATGTTTTAGGACTTTCATATGATATGACAACCTAAAAAACCTCAAATTCATGATTCTAAGCTGGATTTATAGGAAAGATTTAGCTTCCAATACCTGGATTCCTGGCTGTTCCCAGAAAAGAGGAATGGACCCACGGATCTGTATGAACGATGAGACTTTGTCATCCAGGAAAATAACCTGTTTAAAACAGATCACAGAGTTTGGTTAAGTTCATTTGCAttgtgacaaaacacacatgtagtcctaaaaacactattaaaacacgtgcacacacaagATCCACTATAGAGATCCCCCATGACTGTAGAATGCAGAGAGGGAAATGACTTTATAATCTagcatgtgtgtgagactgaAAAATAAAGGAGTATTCAGAGCAAAAggcagtgtgtttttaacacCTGACAGTAAAACCCTTGCACTCACATATGAAGCTTCTAATGTTCAATTTCTGTTACATTGCAGTAGTTCAAGTTATTCTGTCCAGCCTACATCTTTGTGTGCGCTTCGTGAAACAGGAACTGTAAAAAGGGAAAATGCAAACCGAGTCACTTTCCATGACGGAAAAGTAACGATTTCTACTGAAATATACATGCGCTTCTGATGATGTGCTGACtcagcataaataaataacttaaaactGCCGCGTCAATaagtcagtgtgtttatatattacTATCATCACTGTCCCTTTTCCTCTTGTCATTGAGTCAACATTAACTATGCATTCTATTCTACAGTGACGGCACAACATGTTTCACTACAAGGCTGCCCGTGAACAGTCAATAGATAACCAGTGTTTAAATAGACTGTATTAACCAGAGTCATGTGACTCTACAGACGAATGTCATTTATTAAGTATGCACAGACAGATTAACATCACAAGGATGTCCACACCGCCCCTTTCTGCTCACGTTTTTCACTGAACTGCTCTGATATACGATTACGAGAAACCATCAAGCTCACGGAACACTTCCAGATACTTTATCAGCTGGACTAAATAAACTATCCTCCCTCTGCACAGATGATTAGGATCCCAAACACCACTCCTCCCACTGTCCACTGTTGAGCTGCCAGAGTTGTTTAATCGGAACCTCACCCCATCggtcaaaacaataaatgatgaCCTCCAATGTTAGACGATCCTACTGCTATTCTTCATGAGCAGAGCAGTAACAATCAAAGTGACGATAGGCCTACTCCCCAAAACAAAtcatctgttttcagtttgcagTGTACTAGTAGCTACATCAAATCTTTAGATTCAGTTATTCAAAAATAAACCACTTAGGATGAA encodes the following:
- the synj1 gene encoding synaptojanin-1 isoform X4, which translates into the protein MAFSKGYRIYHKLDPPPYSVIVETRTREECLMFESGAVAVLSAAEKEAIKSTYTKIVDAYGILGVLRLNLGDSMLHSLVVVTGCSSVGKVQDSEVFRVTQTDFISLKNDPGDEDRIAEVRKVLNSGHFYFAWSASGVSMDLSLNAHRRILEDTTDNRFFWNQSLHLHLKHYGVNCDDWLLRLMCGGVEIRTIYAGHKQAKACIFSRLSSERAGTRFNVRGTNDDGQVANFVETEQVIFLDDKVSSFIQIRGSIPLFWEQPGIQVGSHRVKLSRGFEANAPAFERHFTALRRLYGKQVIINLLGSKEGEHMLSKAFQSHLKASEHAAAVKMVNFDYHQNVKGGKADKLHSVLKPYLSKFIEECGFFYYTGETGITRTQGGTIRTNCLDCLDRTNSVQAFFALEMLPKQLEEMSLTEKPQLVARFQEVFRTMWSANGDSVSKIYAGTGALDGKAKAGKLKDGARSVTRTIQNNFFDSSKQEAIDILRLGSTLNSDLADKARALLTTSSLYVTEPVLQSASPRVLLGMCQNYHKYTKPKQIRVCVGTWNVNGGKQFRSIAFRNQTLNDWLLDAPKKAGHPEFQDSKANPIDIFAIGFEEMVELNAGNIVSASTTNQKLWAAELQKNISRDHKYVLLASEQLVGVCLFVFIRPQHAPFIRDVAVDTVKTGMGGATGNKGGVAIRLLFHTTSICFVCSHFAAGQSQVKERNDDYSEITRRLSFPMGRLLYSHDYVFWCGDFNYRISLPNEEVKELIKQQNWDALTAGDQLLDQKNAGLVFRGFIEGKLDFAPTYKYDLFSEDYDTSEKCRTPAWTDRILWKRRKWNFDKTAEELNVVGAASTFAENEDDPDHPWSPGTLKYYGRAELKTSDHRPVVSIIDVDILEVDPEARHQVYKDVIALQGPPDGTILVSLCSSGPDDYFDDALIDELLDKFAQFGEVILIRFVEEKMWVTFLEGYSALAALSLSASTVLDKVIDIRLKSPGWIRSLEEEMSVERICGSIPTSASSTLLAEDTDMGDDDYDMEGDVDDEVEEFLPQHLQPGAGSGPGSSPLPSPRTSPCPSPTHGEPSAPSRPSRGQPSRPPQGPPVDFQPGAPTSQGVEPKRPPPPRPQAPPARPAPPQRPPPPSGGMSPLPVRKDSGGPKSPALPRPDAAAGRGQTAVGAPGPGGASRPNIPPRAGVISIPPQSRPPPPSHPGAPRPIPEVHPGAPRPIPDTHPGAPRPVPSAQPKPTDLPLGPPLSGPPPAEPPAMRPQVPSPMQPPLQPQPAAPPAQSQLPPPMQPTLPAPLQPQQAAAPKAGPPPPAAAAAAATAPPAGPPQGLASPKPPPRSRSSHALPPDAAKSDTAPAAQTNGLNGIQREAQWKPDPFDTLASDFLTSSSSPWHTTQSLTRGSSLRTPPSVPVSMVSSSTLPSSFSLQSSALSDLQALNSSSSSSLSTPSPFASSLLPPPPIPSRSRSQETLRASPGPLQSDPLPARPSSTNPFTGPMVQQRSLTPDFSIQRPAPALNLQRTMSALTQPLVPIPAAAPTSQPQRTMSLFGAPSTLVPTPAPRLPLTPEPSPVPALPLAPPSSIPPTLAPRRQPPPPGGKPTQQWVTFDDDFLPSTKTQQAPIFPSTSLVSQTQTLPSRSVFDSEPDWLSSTPSVFPTLPPPIPSRTSNPKLPEGPNDDCFFTRESTER